Proteins from one Xenopus tropicalis strain Nigerian chromosome 1, UCB_Xtro_10.0, whole genome shotgun sequence genomic window:
- the atp6ap1l gene encoding V-type proton ATPase subunit S1-like protein, producing MAKKRLCLILALIDIGFSQSKEAFSSELTSSYKYQTTSRKELVWNYGQNNQHRAGRNHPLKHQGTGQGMLYNILRRETLHEEMIIENKAHRHRLINITSNGKTCVLFKAKRIMIQFKNETQLDLTTKNVSLHDTIDLARSSCNEENATLSLKFLNVGVLSGLTLRFLLMKSYYKLSFQNWFQLHNVQIILNNSVQATFNTTWISAPVGSSFHCHHISSLKKYDALLVPSSGDGSTRLWDLTFLNFQIQAFNAEDGHFGSARDCTTYMSPAILMGLVMSLILLLVLAYALHMLIHLKSIDKHYQRKNSTTYFPKTKDYSHEDEREPLSGRLQECYELRQQQYSKRHVQPCTSVPY from the exons ttATAAGTATCAAACCACTTCTAGAAAAGAATTGGTGTGGAATTATG ggCAAAACAACCAACACCGAGCAGGGCGGAATCATCCTTTGAAACATCAAGGAACTGGGCAG GGGATGTTATACAATATTTTGAGAAGAGAAACGTTGCATGAAGAAATGATCATTGAGAATAAAGCGCATCGTCACAGGCTTATAAACATCACCTCAAATGGCAAAACCTGCGTTCTGTTTAAAGCAAAAAGAATAATGATACAATTTAAGAATGAAACTCAGTTGGATCTAACAACTAAAAATGTTAGTTTGCACGACACTATAGACCTTGCCAGATCAAGCTGCAATGAAGAAAATGCCAC ACTTTCACTAAAGTTTCTCAATGTTGGAGTTTTAAGTGGACTTACATTAAG ATTTCTACTAATGAAAAGTTACTACAAGCTGTCTTTTCAAAACTGGTTTCAGTTGCACAATGTACAGATCATTTTGAACAATTCTGTGCAAGCAACGTTCAACACCACATGGATATCTGCTCCGGTTGGCTCTTCTTTTCACTGCCACCATATCAGCAGCCTCAAGAAATATGATGCACTGTTGGTTCCAAGCTCTGGAGATGGCAGCACTAGATTGTGGGATCTCACTTTCCTGAATTTCCAG ATACAGGCGTTTAATGCTGAAGATGGACATTTTGGCTCTGCGAGAGACTGCACGACCTACATGTCACCAGCCATCCTTATGGGGCTTGTCATGTCTCTTATTCTGCTGCTGGTTCTGGCCTATGCACTCCACATGCTTATCCATCTGAAATCGATTGACAAACACTATCAAAGGAAAAATTCTACCACCTACTTCCCTAAAACAAAAGACTATTCTCATGAAGATGAGAGGGAGCCCCTAAGTGGCCGTCTACAAGAATGTTATGAACTGAGACAGCAACAGTATAGCAAGCGTCACGTGCAGCCGTGTACATCTGTTCCCTATTAG